The following proteins are co-located in the Spea bombifrons isolate aSpeBom1 chromosome 3, aSpeBom1.2.pri, whole genome shotgun sequence genome:
- the ATP6V1C2 gene encoding V-type proton ATPase subunit C 2: MTEFWLISVPGDKTNLTALERMNTVTSKANLSSNAKFVIPELKVGTLDALIGLSDELGKLDVFAESVIKKIAQYIGEVMDDSADKAQENLLANGVDLISYLSRFEWDMAKYPVKQPLKNITEALSKQMTQIDTDLKSRAVTYNSIKGNLQSLERKTVGNLLTRTLADIVNKEDFVLNSEYLITLLVVIPKSCYAVWQKTYESLSDMVVPRSTKLIAEDSEGGLFTVTLFRKVIDDFKSKARENKFIVREFFFNERELQSEKDEIIKLAADKKQQYGPLLRWLKVNFSEAFIAWIHIKALRVFVESVLRYGLPVNFQAVVLQPNKKSMKRLRDVLNAIFRHLDEAAAANMKDVGMDIPGLQLSNQEYYPYVCFKIDLANIDFN, from the exons ATGACGGAGTTTTGGTTAATTTCTGTTCCGGGGGATAAAACCAACCTAACTGCCCTGGAAAGGATGAATACGGTGACTTCCAAAGCCAACCTGTCCAGCAATGCAAAATTTGTCATCCCTGAACTCAAG GTCGGAACTCTGGACGCCCTGATCGGTCTGTCTGACGAGTTGGGGAAACTTGATGTTTTTGCTGAAAG CGTAATTAAGAAGATCGCTCAGTACATAGGAGAAGTCATGGATGACTCTGCAGACAAAGCCCAGGAGAACCTTCTGGCTAATGGAG ttgacctCATCAGCTACTTGTCACGTTTTGAGTGGGACATGGCAAAGTATCCTGTGAAGCAGCCACTGAAGAATATAACAGAAGCACTTTCCAAG CAAATGACACAGATAGACACTGATCTGAAATCAAGGGCTGTCACATATAACAGCATCAAAGGGAATCTGCAGAGCCTGGAGAGAAAGactgt GGGCAACCTCTTGACAAGGACCTTGGCTGACATCGTTAATAAAGAAGACTTTGTTTTGAACTCAGAATATCTCATTACTCTTCTGGTAGTCATTCCAAA GTCATGTTATGCTGTTTGGCAAAAGACATATGAGTCCCTATCAGACATGGTCGTGCCACGCTCCACCAA GTTGATTGCCGAGGATAGTGAAGGAGGTTTGTTTACAGTGACTTTGTTCAGAAAAGTCATTGACGATTTTAAATCCAAGGCGAGAGAAAATAA ATTCATAGTACGggaattttttttcaatgagaGAGAACTGCAGTCCGAAAAAGATGAAATCATTAAACTGGCAGCAGACAAGAAACAGCAGTAT GGACCACTGCTTCGATGGTTAAAAGTAAACTTCAGTGAAGCCTTTATCGCCTGGATTCATATAAAAGCCTTGCGTGTCTTTGTGGAATCTGTCTTAAG GTACGGGCTGCCAGTAAACTTTCAAGCAGTGGTTCTGCAGCCCAATAAGAAATCAATGAAGAGATTACGAGATGTCTTAAATGCCATCTTCAGGCACCTGGATGAAGCAGCAGCGGCCAACATGAAGGAT GTCGGCATGGATATTCCCGGTTTACAGCTGAGCAATCAAGAATATTATCCCTATGTCTGTTTTAAGATCGACCTCGCCAATATAGACTTCAATTAA